From the genome of Leptotrichia sp. oral taxon 847:
TTTCTCTATCCATTCTTAAAAATCTTCCCGCAAGACTTTCCGCAGGAGACGCTAATACAGAGTAATTCAAATGATATTTATCTTTAAATTCATTTGCCACTTTTTCCATTTTTTCAACTGTATCGTAAAGTGTCTTATACGCCAATTCACTCGTTCCATGTTCTACGTCAAATAAAGCATACATCGCATTTGCACCACCCACAAAACCTATTGCAAGTGTACCGCTATTTATCGCATCTCCTACCTCATCATTTTCTTTTTTATCTCCCAAACCTTTCCACAAATTATTTCCCTTCATAAATGGAAACTGTTTACTAAGAGCCGTTTTTTGAAATTTAAATCTTTCTAATAATTGTTCTCCAGCAAGTCTTGACGCATCCAAAACTTTTTCTTGAAATTCTTTTACTAACATTTCATTTTTTTTATCTATTTTTTCTTTTTCACTAGAAAATTTATTTTCTTTTTCCATTGCTAAAATTTTTTCTTCCACATCTTTTCGAGTTTCAATCGCAAGTCTAGGAAAATTAATACTTGTAAACGATAAATTTCCACGTCCAAGGCTTGTCTTTTCACCATTTACATTTTCAAATACTCTTGTTCTACAACCCATTGTTGCAATTTCATATCTGTATTTTTTTGGATCATTCATATCCCATTTTTCGTGTCTATTGAACTCTGCGTCAAGAAATACAAAATTAGGAAATAATCTGCGACTGGTAGTTTCGCAAGCAAGTAACAACAGATCAAAATTTGGTGTTTCAAATTTTACACTTTTTTTACTTTCATCATAAATATTTTCGTCGCTTTTTACACTTTCTAAAAGATTTTCAAAATTACTTCGTGCTAAATTATAATCATTTTCAGAAAAATTTAAACCTTCTTTTACTTTAAAAATCTGAATTGGAAAAATTGGAGTTTCTCCTTTTCCAAGACCTTTTGAAGTTGCTCTTAAAAGTTCTTTTATGACCATTCTGCCTTCATAGGAAGTATCAGTTCCATAATTTATTGAAGAAAAGACAACTTGATTTCCGCCACGTGAATGCATCGTATTTAAGTTATGTAAAAATCCTTCCATCGCTTGATAAGTTTCTTTTTTTGTATCTTTATAGCTACTTTTTAACAACTTTTTCAAATCATTTATAGAAATACTAAAATATTTTGATATTTCTTCATTTTCTTTTTCTGTCGTTTTTATCGAATCAACTGTTTTTTTCAAAAATGCTTTTGCATCTTTTTCATATTTTTCAGTAATTTCAACATCATTTTTAATTTCCACAAAATTTAAAATTCTATTTTTTAAATACTGTCTAAACGATTTTAATACTCCCTTTGCCATATAAAAATCAAACGCTGGAATTGCTTGACCACCATGCTGTTCATTTTGATTT
Proteins encoded in this window:
- a CDS encoding anaerobic ribonucleoside triphosphate reductase, which translates into the protein MGLELTPNLNKTIEKIINVEKNDTNNENANMSSMTPAGQMMKFASEVSKVYALENLISEKFRKAHEDGIIHIHDLDFYPSKTTTCLQYDLEDMFEKGFVTKHGYIREAQSILTYATLATIIFQTNQNEQHGGQAIPAFDFYMAKGVLKSFRQYLKNRILNFVEIKNDVEITEKYEKDAKAFLKKTVDSIKTTEKENEEISKYFSISINDLKKLLKSSYKDTKKETYQAMEGFLHNLNTMHSRGGNQVVFSSINYGTDTSYEGRMVIKELLRATSKGLGKGETPIFPIQIFKVKEGLNFSENDYNLARSNFENLLESVKSDENIYDESKKSVKFETPNFDLLLLACETTSRRLFPNFVFLDAEFNRHEKWDMNDPKKYRYEIATMGCRTRVFENVNGEKTSLGRGNLSFTSINFPRLAIETRKDVEEKILAMEKENKFSSEKEKIDKKNEMLVKEFQEKVLDASRLAGEQLLERFKFQKTALSKQFPFMKGNNLWKGLGDKKENDEVGDAINSGTLAIGFVGGANAMYALFDVEHGTSELAYKTLYDTVEKMEKVANEFKDKYHLNYSVLASPAESLAGRFLRMDREKFGVIKNVTDRDYYVNSFHIDVKKEISIFDKIRKEAPFHKLTKGGHITYVELDGEARKNISVILKIVKVMKDSGIGYGSINHPVDRCKDCGTEAIIYDSCPVCGSHNISRIRRITGYLTGDLESWNSAKKAEEMDRVKHGI